cccccccccccatctatactatagtgaaaaaatataagttttgtttcccttttgttacaataggataagaatataagaataagaatgctcataaacatacaaggataaatggcccaaggattgtcataaatgacctgaagctggggcactgggtttgatagtggagcagctggtataactggtttgattagaaagctacagcacacttagattaaggatggacacccactactacacaacctaacagatagacaccacaatggtgacacatagtctactgataatcactgagggagggaacatccattgcattggagtgccagatataaaactacatgtgaccttctatcgaggctcttcgtcatcctctaacagattGCAAcagtccgagacgggagcctcagtgctgatctctgtaatcattcctctgccttaatttagattaaaagagctaaaagttagaaactggttgagagtcgttcaagagtcagtgttagataaagtgtgtgattgcttctggggaccaagtcccagaggagctccgaggcgtctgaccgccaacagggtgcggtagctttgGACAATAGACTATTCAATTACACGGCTATAATGCACCAAATTTTACAGTAAGTtgaaaatgtagcatttttgggAAGAAATTTTTTGTTTATGCCATTCACGTCATGATTAGCacataattttatgtttttctaattttttttttttagagtaaCCATCTACAAGATGTTGCTTCATGCATGAAGAAGCACATTTCCCCACCTCAATTGAGGCCAgatcatggaaaataaaaatccaggTTCCCCAATTGAGACGGTTCATTTCAACAGGAACCATGGCAAATTCTGTTGACCCCCCACCCAAAAGCTAGAGTTTAAGATTAAATTGTCATCCATTAAAGTGTTTAAATCAAATTGAAAGACAGTGTAATACCATTTTTCCTACTTACAGCCATAGTCTGACAAGAAGGTCTTCCCTTAGACTTTCCTCTTAAGGTTGCATTGCCTTAAACTGAACTCAAACTTTACACGTTCGTGTGGCACATAATTTCTTTGCAAAAAGACTGCAAGGACAAAGGCTTCCAGGTTAATCATTTTATTGATAAGGACTCTCCAGATGATCCAGTTCCATCCCAACATCTTAAGAAGCCAAATCAATAATGGTAAGTGGCCCAATAACTGCCTTCTGAACCAAACCATTCCCTAAAGAAACAGGGTCATTAGTACAAGAAAGTTACAGTTTCAAGGGTGTAAAGTTCATACCTGCTCCTGGACTTCTTGCTTTTCTGGCCTTGCAGGTAGAGTCACAGCAGTCACATAAACTGCTATACACAGGATTGTCCAGCAATTCCCAACTAAAACAAGCAGAATATTAGACCCGAGTGTCAAGTTATTTACAGATATTAAAAggggaatcttttttttttttttacccatgaTCTTTCACATAATGGCAGGCCTTCTTAGTGTTGTCAAGACTATTAGGATCCCAAGCAGCCATGGTGCAGTGAATAtataccttttaaaaaaaaaccaaacaaaaaaaaacacatttacagttAAGCCTTCCATTTTTCTTTATCAAACAAAATCCAGACACTTAACCTCTTGTGAAAGCCCAAATCTAAAGGCCTGCAGCAATAGCCGGAGCTCTGATACATTCTGCCTCTCTTCAAATTTTGAGCGGGAACTTTCACTGTCAACAAGACACCTATTGAGTAAGAACAGTTGTTAGACTCCTACAGTGGGGGGGCCAAAAATGCATATACACACACTGCTAACTGAAGTACCCCTTATTGGTGATTATGGTATACATGTCAGCAGCAATCTGGAGGTCTGGCGTGGTGGTAGCAACACATTCTTCAAGCAGCACCAGCAGGGGTTGATGGGTCACTTGCTCCACACTAGCCATGATAGGAATCATGGAACCCAGCGGAAAGGTGGTAGACTCAGCAGGCCCTGAGAAgtcatctttaaaaaacaacaaaaggtgTTCTTTAGTTACAACCATGGAGAGTCCCTCGCAGTCATTACAGTGATAATTAGACACCTACCATTCATTAGGTTAATGTGGAATACCAATTCCTCTACCCCATATGTAGAGAACACCGGATCAGATCTCATTGGGTACCAGTTTTTGGGCctaaataaagtttaatttagcAAGTTTAgtactaaaatacatttaagtctAGCAATCTATTCACCTAACCCTTACCTTTGATATGAACAGACCACTGGCAGAGTGAAGGGAAGCACATAAGAGTCAGGAGACGAAGTGTAGAGCAGATCATTTGTGTAGTTCAACTCATTCCCAGAAACCTGTATGAGAAGTGAATGGAAGACAACTAAGAGGCTTAAATGTACTGCCTTTGGCCAGGTCTCTCCCACTCACCAGTCTCCTGAAGTTGCAGTCATCAAGTTCCACATTGAAAACCACATCTCTTGGCGTAAAGCTGGTGGGGAAGCAGCTACCAAGACGGAACAGCGACGGGTCAGCCTGGGATCTGCTGTCTGTCCAAACCAGAGTCATGTAGCCTGGCCCACAGTCCAGTTTCATATCTGAAAAATAATAAGACACTAGTCTAAAcaagctgaagaaaaaaaaaaagtttccaaaAAAAACCAATGTGGAACCCTTACCTGCAGCAGCAAACCCAACTGCCACCAACCAGAAAAGGAGCACACAAGGCCAAAAGAAAGCCATCCTGACTGAATACTGAACAGTTGTCTCAGCAggggttttattttctctgactGGTGAGGTTCAATCAAGGCAACGAGTTTCACCTGATGGCTGTCAGCAACAGTCACACGTCAGACCTTAATTGGTTTGATTGCAGCAAGGCTCCAATTCAAATCTCCCAAAAGATGTTTCATTTAATTATATAAATAGTAgttttattatataaaataactttataGTTCTACCCACCCCCTCAAATATGTACCTAACTATGCTGTGTTCACCATTGTTTTTATAacatattcaataaatcaaaCTTGAAGCACACCAATGTCTTTTGTGTTGTTGCACAGTCATGTATGATATTATGACCTTCATAGATGCCTACTGTTGTTGCTGTAACCATTCTGCCGACACTAAAAGTCCAGTTTCAATGATATGAAGTCTCAAGTTTGACTAACTTCATACACcaagtttctgttttattttgctatttttattgaggAGATGAAAAATTGCCCACATGGTCATTTAGAAAACACACATGCCTAAAAAAATGGACAACTGGACTGGAAAATGTAACGGTCCAGGATTCTAAGAATCATTTTGACCACTTGGGATTTTTCGGAATGTGATTCCACTTGATCGAGCTCTTGTccaaaaaacctgaaacatgaACCGGAGGTGGAACAGTTGTTAATAGCCTATTGTTGCCTCACAGTTGGAAGGTCAGTATGGAGTTTTGCAACTTCTCTCCATGCATGcgtggcttcctcccacagtccgaaAACATAACCGTTAGGTCAACCGACCTCTCTAAATAGCTGTTAggcgtgtgtatgtgtgtggttgtaccctgcacttgattttatttttctagaaAGTTAAACATATACGTCAGATTGCTCACACAAAGTAGCATCTCTTTAAATTGGATTTCTAACTATATTAAAATAGTATATCATgcttcattaaaacaaaaaaaataaagagatctAATTTGTTGAGGGAGCAACAATACATAATAAGTTGAAGTCTAGACATGGGCCTacctttgttaaaaataaaagagattCTTGTTTGATTAGAGGCGGTAGTTTGGGAAGGAAGAGAGTTGCTGaatatttgtcatttttggtgGTTCAGCACTGCAGGTGTAAAATTACTGAACAtcagggacgtgcacagatagacacGAGGTTatgctagagcacctgcccttttatcctatggacaaaaaagtgccctcctgaaatctttttatttttatttacagtgtatagtgtggggcccaagggaaaatttctgaatttaaaggcctataataccaGTGCCCCACGTTTTGAAATGTTGATCGACAACATCAGATTGAGCCCTGTCCTGCCGACAGGCCGGCTAACCATCCAGGAAACAAACCAAACgaatatacttgcttcctaaagttcagatgaaaaagttaaaacttcacctgccaccattttatctaaacagaacaggccaatcAATTTTAGACCTTTACccgctatgtcttctatggccgcCACCAGGCGCCGGGTGaatgtctacgatttaactcttagattacattagaataaataaattaaaatctatctcatagatgtcagtattacatttgctataatggtccatgatgacttctgtttgactcatgttttttttttctttattgcaaatacggccaaatgagctggttaacattacaattcatacactactaaaatacctttaataaagttcagtaaatgtggggcatgtaggctaagttgtattttctacttctgtgtgtgtaaaaatgatgatgtgatcagaatattttattttctaaataacagacatcttatcagttctcaggacttgtaatctcattcatttttattctcgaagaataatttctgtcatatatcacactggctacatgcagaagtatagatgattcttcttatgattatattctctgctgttggtttcattttgactataaagattttataactcattttctggatatagttgatttacactgtacaatggtcactggttactcacatttctgaagataactcatttagtgtgacctacctggtaaatttggcagtgtaacctgctttgctacaacataaggttatttggtgcagaagacattttgtgataaaagtacagaatgatatagtcaagacaaacacgttgtgctcagtgtgtaaaaagacaaaaaatgaagcataacgtaagtttcaaatttgactcaggaagttcaggttgtgaatcagtaatctaactttaaatcagtctataataattttgttgccttattaatcttaagaattttgtcaaatgcattcttgttttgactttttttcctgggtggttacttcccttcaacccacaggacagtttgttttgtgggtgcttagtaatacatataaattatgttcatgttgtgcctgtaataaatctcacactacaaaggcaaccgacagctccatgtgccgcacaaggtgccctttttttccacttgagcacctgccccccaaaatgtaTGTGCACGCCACTGCTGAACATCATTATCTAAACTAATGGGGAACCAGACTGCTTTGTTCCAAATGGAACCTCATTTAGTACaacaaatcagtttatttaaacaataaCTGAATCCTCTGCATTAGCATTACTGCACAatttaaaaatcactttttTAATCTGCAAAAGTCTGACTTAGACTTTACAAGAGGAAACTACAGAGAATGTTTTATTGCTGAAATCTTAGCCCAATATTGGACTCCAAACATTCTACTAAAATCAAAGTTACACACTATGAGATGGACATTTTAGGCTTTAggacattaaacatttttgataGTTGTTTTGAGACAGATTTTAATTGTGCTGCACAGCATCCGCTGTAAAGGCACCAGCATCCAGGTTCAGAGATGAACAACTCTTACGGCTTGTTTATTCAAACATGACAAATCATTATCTTCACCTCTTCAGACCAGCTTTTctgcagataaaaaaataaataaataaaaaaatcaatttttcCTTAAGCTTAAATATGTAAATTTTCTGAATTCATGTTTTTGTGTACCTTAATGGACACCATAATTTAACATAAAATGTAATGATCAATTAAGTAAAAACTAAATCCCATTTTTAAAGATAGGAGTCATGTTAATTCAGGCATGACCTAAACATCTGGAACTAGATATCCTTACACTCCAGCATCTGTTTCAAGTCAATTTTGCACAATTGAGCAAATTATTTCTACCAATGTGCGTCAGGATTGACGGCTTGGCAAAAACCAAACTCAAGATTCCTCCGACCCTAGATGATTAATTGAAACGGAGCAGTTCATATGCTTCCATGAACATATTTAAGATGGCTACTTACTCCTCCCCTGTGCAATTTTTAGTGGCCAGTGATTATTTTCAACTATAAATTCATGGCTCCCTTACCTCACCCAGTGCACCATTGTGTCCTGATGTCCATGGTCAATACAGAAGCAGTTCACATCACTTAGAACTTTGACATATACATCTCAAAAGCTTTAATTGTGAAAAAATTCAACTTGTCACTCATTTTAGattagagtaaaatattttaggcCCCTTTGAATTTTGATGgtttaaagttaataaaaacccaaaaattcagtgtctcaaaaCTGGATTAGAGATCAATAAAGGACATTTCAaacaaatgtcaggcttctgacaTGTTAATTTCTCTGCACAAAACTTGGTTGGGccttcttttgcatgaattactacatcaaggcatggaggtgatcacgATTTGGTTCTCCAGGTGTAATGGAAGACCAGGTTGCTTTGGTAGCTTTCAAGTCATCTGCATCATTTGGTCTGGCATCTTTTCTTCCTACAATACTCCATTATAATGGATATTGAGTTTACTGCATCAACTGGGCTTCAGAAAACAgcagaccaacaccagcagatgtcaTGACACCAACTGGAAACATTACACTTTAATCTGTTTGTCTCCACTCTTCCAGACTCAGACCTTGTTTtcagataaaatgcaaatagttCAATCTAATAACTTTGGCCCAGTGAGTAATAGTCCAGTTTTTTTCCTTAGCCCAGGAAAGATGCTTGTAACCCACGTGTAGGATCCATCTGTGCATTCTGGATGTTGATGCACCAACTCTAGTCCCAGTCCACTCCTTGACACccacaaagttttttttaatttgcttgGCAATCCTCAAGGCTCATCCCTGTTGCACCTTTTCCTTCAATGCAATTCAAGGATATACTTTGATGTAGCACAACAATTATGCCTATTGGTGCAACTCAGGTTTTAATTACATCTATTGAGCCATAGCCAACTCCAAAACAAATATTAGAATAAACTGGGTTTATTTAATATTGCACAAATATCCCACAAACATTCCTTTCCAAGTTCAGTCATGTCTACCAATAGCAGGTTCTGGTGTCCAAAGCCTTGTAAATCATGAGTGCCACAGGCTGTAGCTTCAAATTAGATCAACCCTTTTCTGCAAAAGGTAAAGACAAAGTTAGTTTAGCCACATGTATTGGTGCAATGATTAGACAAAAACTTGAGGCAGGCATCACCTTTGACTGAGCTGCACCAGTGTCCAGCAATGAGGCATTTGCCATAGAATCTGGCTGGTCCACTATGATGATGGGTCCCAACATAGAGTTGAAATGGCTGCTTAAAGACTCTTCAGAAGGAGAGAGCgataagatatatatatataaaaaaataaaaataaaaaaaatcaggaaaGTAAACTATGTAGTCCATGAAGGGGGACGAGAAATAAGTAGGAATACCCCAGTCAACTGCTCTTTTGGTGCGAGGATTGCAGGAGGTTTCACAGCAGTTGCAGAGGGAGTGTCGCATAGGGTCATCAAGTAGTTCCCATCTTACAAGcagaacattttgtcacatcacactCGGCTTTTTGTTGAGATTTGGCAGTTTTAAGTACTTAACATGAGATTTAGCTTAAAGCCAAGTTACCTCCCATCTTTCACATGGCAAGCCTTCCTGCGTTGATCAAGATAATCTCCATCCCATACAATCAGATTACAATGAATGTACACCTAACAAGCACATAGTTAGTTcaccacaaagaaaaacaaaaggtcaCTTTAACTCCAGACCTACCTCTCCTCCCATCCCGAACTTGAATGACTGCAGGTAGAGAATTATGGCAGACGAGTGGTACCGAGGAAGGAACAGCGAGCTTCCCCTTTTACTTTCCAGAAGACACCTAGTAGTACCATACTCAAGTCAACAACAAGTCAAGGAACTAAATTTAACTGGATCTGACCCCTACCCATTATTGCCAACAATGGGATAAACTTGGCTCCCAGGGTGCAGCTCTGGTGTGGAGGCTGCTACACACTCATCCATTAGCAACACCAGCGGCTGATGGGACTTCTGCTCCACTGCCGCCCATATTGGCATGAATGAGCCGAGGGGAATCACATTTGTCTTTGAGACGCCTGTTAATTGCTCTttgaggagaaaagaaaaatgtaataagTCAGTTGTCCCAGAATCTATCCATTATTTTACCTGGCAGAACAAGAACTTACCATTAAGAAGTTCCATGTGGAAGACCAGCTTACTGTGTCCCTCAGAAACGCCAGATCCAGGATTCAGGAACTGGGGAACTTTTTCTTCAGCTctgaaacaaagtaaaacattagCAATATAGCTTGCATTTTAGCATAGTGAAATTAAAAACGTTCACCATTACAGTTTCTGGACACATTGGATGGGATAGGTGAAGATGGCTGACTTTGGTTTTGATTGCGGCCTAAAGGACAGCTGGTTCTGATAAATAATGTGTTTCCCTTTTAACTGCAGAGAAAGAACAGGTTAGTGGAGAACGTAAGGGACTGATTGACATATTGCATCACATTACAAGAACCTTACCTGTTTGGTAAACCTGCAATCAAAGAACTTATAGTTAAAACTTGCTTCTCCCTCTCCAGTTGGGAGGACTTTCCACGTCGACGGCATGCAGTTCCCAAGAAAGAATCGAGCTGCATAAGGCACAAACTGGGGAGCTACCCTCCATGTGACTCTCACAGAATCTTTTGCACAGACCACTTTGATATCTGCAGACATATTTCcatgattattttaatgaaCGCACAAGTTCTCAAAAGGACATCAAACAGCCAATTATCTTCACAGGTATGTGAGAAATACCTGGATCAGCAACAGCTGTGGCCAAGATAGCCAAAAGCACAACACCTAGACAGAAATGAGTTACCATGACTAAAGAATGTCAACGTAACCAAGCTGATGTTCTTTATACACCATTCAGTTAATCAGCTGAATGAACAACATCTGTGCGAAGGCAGGGCTTTGATCTGAGAGGTGCTGCGTTCACAGGCCCCAGGAAGAACTGAATATCGAATGAATgtggaatgaataaataaataatttagtaGACTatgtgccctgcgatggactggcgacctgtctagaGTGTACCCCggctcctgcccatagactgctggagatagtgggttgcaggcaccagcttccccgcgacccactgtggaagaagctgtagaaaatgactgactgactaaataaataaataaatgacatcaaggatttttttttttttcattttttgtagcaacaaaaatgtgtttggaggtttgtttttacagttgtACTTTTCTAGACATGGacaataatacatgtaaactaTTACTTTCAActtattattactattttaaACTTATTTACAAGCAAAGATTATATTGAaacaaaatatgattatggattGTTTTACAAAGAGCTGTGAAAAGAGCTGATTTTATACTGAACACTGACGTAACCTTGAACCTTTATTCATTGACAAATAACTGCCACTCGACTCAATAAAGACATACCTAAAAAAATACACTTGAGCTGCATTTACAGTCCTCGTATTGgacttaaaaataaacaaatagtcaaataaatgaactatcaaagtttacaaaaaaatggataaaagcaacaaaaaatatttggcAATAACTTCCTTTGGTATTTTTATCtgaaattcttattattattagtagtagtgcTACAGTTCAAGCAGCGGAACTATTCCGCTGGTGTTTTGTGATAAGCCGTCCCAGTCAGGATGTTGGTCTGCTACACAGGAAGTAAGGTCAGGCTAGCTTGACGAGCACGTTGTAAGGCGTTAATTTTGcaattgttttgttctgtttaaggTTAATTCTCTTTCCAGTAAACTTATAGAGTTCATTCATCATGCTGATCAAAGTTaaggtaaaaaatgttttattgaggCTTAACTTCATTGCTGTTCGCTAACTGGTCCCGGTTTGTTATTTCTACTCAGGGAATGTGAACAATTCATTACTCGTGATTTTCTTTAGGGCGCCTCCCCAGAATAATGTTAAAGTATCTAGTAATAAGGTTATTACATCATTTTTAGTTAGGTAATTAACTGCTTCCGAACTTTTTCTTGCAATATAAATTGAACGCAGAAGGAAAACAAGTTGGCTTCGGAGTTCCTCTACAACCCATACTACATATTCATGGGTGTACATGTTAAACCCTACCAAATTTATGCTAAATGATTAAACGTACCGCACATTGATGGGATAGGCGACTTACAGACATGTGAAACAACTCCTgggtgtttattattttttgtagacTTTTCCTACCTAAGGGTTTTGTATGAATTAATTATAGCAGTCTTGCTAAATGGATTCACACATGGACATTTTcacaggggtg
This genomic interval from Girardinichthys multiradiatus isolate DD_20200921_A chromosome 6, DD_fGirMul_XY1, whole genome shotgun sequence contains the following:
- the LOC124869594 gene encoding zona pellucida sperm-binding protein 3-like, with the translated sequence MAFFWPCVLLFWLVAVGFAAADMKLDCGPGYMTLVWTDSRSQADPSLFRLGSCFPTSFTPRDVVFNVELDDCNFRRLVSGNELNYTNDLLYTSSPDSYVLPFTLPVVCSYQRPKNWYPMRSDPVFSTYGVEELVFHINLMNDDFSGPAESTTFPLGSMIPIMASVEQVTHQPLLVLLEECVATTTPDLQIAADMYTIITNKGCLVDSESSRSKFEERQNVSELRLLLQAFRFGLSQEVYIHCTMAAWDPNSLDNTKKACHYVKDHGWELLDNPVYSSLCDCCDSTCKARKARSPGAGNGLVQKAVIGPLTIIDLAS
- the zp3f.2 gene encoding zona pellucida glycoprotein 3f, tandem duplicate 2, which translates into the protein MVTHFCLGVVLLAILATAVADPDIKVVCAKDSVRVTWRVAPQFVPYAARFFLGNCMPSTWKVLPTGEGEASFNYKFFDCRFTKQLKGKHIIYQNQLSFRPQSKPKSAIFTYPIQCVQKLAEEKVPQFLNPGSGVSEGHSKLVFHMELLNEQLTGVSKTNVIPLGSFMPIWAAVEQKSHQPLVLLMDECVAASTPELHPGSQVYPIVGNNGCLLESKRGSSLFLPRYHSSAIILYLQSFKFGMGGEVYIHCNLIVWDGDYLDQRRKACHVKDGRWELLDDPMRHSLCNCCETSCNPRTKRAVDWESLSSHFNSMLGPIIIVDQPDSMANASLLDTGAAQSKKRVDLI